The Mycolicibacterium parafortuitum nucleotide sequence GTGTCGGCGAGCTCCTCGGCGGACGGGTAGCCCTGGACGAACGCGGCGTCGACGGCGATCTGAGGCGGGTAGTTCCCGGTGAACCACGCCGTGTCGACGACGACGCCGCGGACGACCGCGGGAGCCGCCAGCCGCACGATCGCGAAGTCGTGCGAGTCGGCCGTCGCGCCGCGGCGCCTGCGGGTCTCCCAGCCGTCGTACACCTGGCCCTTGTGGCCGAAGGTGGCGGGCCGGTGTTCGGCGGGCCCCGGCTTGATCAGGTTCTCCTTCTCGGCGAACAGATCGTCGTTGGCCCACAGCACGGCCCCACCCGCGGAGCGGGCGGCGAGATCGGGTAGCGAGAGGAAGTGGGTCTGGGCGGGCGCGGTACTCACCCGGGCGAGCCTATTGCCGGACGGGCCGGTTGTCCGTTCCAGGTCGGCTCATCAGTTGTCGGTCACCAGTTGTCGTAACCGCCCTCGGGTCCGAGCATGCGCTCCAGCCGGGTCCGGTTGATCCGCGCGAGCTCGTTGCGCACCACCTTGCGTTCGGTCTCGAACTCGTTGTGCATGCGGTCGCGCATGGTGGCCAGCACGTCGTCGGCGCAGTAACCGTTGATGTACATGACGAAGCCGAACCCGAATCGGTCCAGATAGTCCTTCGACGCCGAGGCCAGTTCGGCCATGATCTCGGGCCGCTTGTCGGCGATCGCGCACTGTTCGGCCTGCGACTTCTCACTGCCGGGGCGGCGGCCGACATCCGGATAGGCCTGCAGGATCGAGTCGATCGACTCCTCGGAAAGTCCGAAGAGTAGCTCGTCGGCGCACCGGAACAGGTCCTCGTGGCTGGCGAACGGGCGGGCCCGGCACAGGTCGGCGGCCAGCGGCACGCTGTAGCAGCACTCGAACACCGCGTGTACCGCGCGCCGCGTGGGCAGCGCGTTGAACGCCTCCAACCCGATCCCCTGATGCAGCAGCACATCGCCATGATCGAGTCGTCACGCGGCACCCGGGTTACACCGTGTTACAGCGACGCAAAATAATGCGCGACAACGTCGGGACAACGCGTCGAGCAGGGGCCATCGCCGGGGGAGAGCTAGTGGCCCTCGGCCTTGAAGCGCTCGATCGAGCGGTTGATCTCGGCCTCGGCGTCCTCGCGGCCCACCCAGTCGGCCGCCTTGACGAACTTGCCGGGCTCGAGGTCCTTGTAGTGCACGAAGAAGTGCTTGATCGCGTCGAGCTCGAACTGGTTCACATCGCCGATGTCCTGGATGTGGTCCCAGCGCGGGTCGGCGAGCACACACAGCACCTTGTCGTCGCCGCCCTTCTCGTCCTCCATCCGGAACATGCCGACCGGGCGCGCCTCGACGATGCAGCCGGGGAACACCGGCTCGGGCAGCAGCACCAGCGCATCCAGCGGATCGCCGTCCTCGCCGAGGGTGTCCTCGATGTAGCCGTAGTCCGTCGGGTAGCCGAACGACGTGAACAGGTAGCGGTCCAGCTTGACCTTGCCGCTCTCGTGGTCCACCTCGTACTTGTTACGGGAACCCTTCTGGATCTCGATCAGGACGTCGAACTGCACGCGTGGCTCCTAGTGCGCTGGGACAGGGGGCGTCGGCTGACGACGCGGGTCAACATTAAACGAGGGATACGCTGCACTACAGGGGTGGCTCTGGCCAGTCGTTCGAGAGCAGGAGATTTATGCGGCCCACCAGGTGGCGGCGGTCGACGTATGTCGCGGTGGGGGCGGCCGTTCTACTGCTGGTGGTGCTCGTCGTGGCCGCGGCCGCACTGGTGGCGAACCGGCAGTCCGGCGAGCAGATCGCGATTCCGGCGCTTCCGGCTCCGGCCACCGCCGACCCCGGGGTGGTCCCGGTGTCCGATTCCGCCGACATGCCCACCCGCACGGGTCTGGCCGACGCGCTGCGCGCGGTCGCAGCCGACCCCAACCTCGGCACGTTCACCGGCCGCATCACCGACGCGCTGACCGGGGAGCAGCTGTGGGCCCAGGGCGCCGACGTGCCGATGCAGCCCGCGTCGACGAACAAGGTGCTCACCGCCGCGGCCGCGCTGCTGACGCTGGACCGCGACGCCCGGCTGACGACGCGGGTGGTGTCTACGTCGCCGGGGGTCGTCGTGCTGGTCGGCGGCGGTGACCAGACGCTGTCGGCGGCGCGCCGCGGGGAGCAGACCTGGTACCGCGACGCGGCGCGGATCTCGGATCTGGCCGACCAGGTGCGGCGCAGCGGGGTGGACGTGAAATCCGTCCAGGTCGACGTCAGCGCCTACTCCGGGCCGACGATGGCGCCGGGCTGGGATCCCCTCGACATCGACGGCGGCGACATCGCCCCGATGGAGGCGGTCATGCTCGACGCCGGGCGCACCCAGCCGGTCAGCGTGGAATCGCGCCGGTCACGCACCCCGGCGCTGGACGCGGGCCGCGCACTCGCCGTGGCCCTGCGCGTCGATCCCGACAAGGTGACGGTGCTGCCGCCGGGCCGTGCCACGGTCACCGGTACCGAGATCGCGTCGGTGCAGTCGGCACCGCTGATGGAGCGGCTGCGCCAGATGATGCACTCCTCGGACAACGTGATGGCCGAATCCATCGGCCGCGAGGTCGCCGAGGCGCTGGGGCGGCCCAGGAGTTTCGCCGGCGCCGCCGACGCGGTGCTGCAGAGCCTGCGCGACGCGGGCATCGACACCACCGGCGCGCGCCTGTTCGACAACAGCGGACTGTCCGTGGACGACCGGATCACCGCCGAGACGCTCGACGAGATCGTGCAGGCCGCGGCGGGGGAGGGCACGCCGAAGCTGCGGCCCCTGGTCGACCTGCTGGCCATCGCCGGCGGCAGCGGCACGATGTCGAACCGGTACCACGACACCGAACCGGGTAAGGCGGCGCTCGGATATCTGCGGGCCAAGACCGGGTCACTGACCGGAACCAACACCCTTGCCGGCATCGTCACCGACCGCAGCGGACGGGTCCTGACCTTCGCGCTGATGTCCAACAACGCCGGCCCGACGGGGCGGACGTCGCTGGACGCGTTCGCCGCCACCCTTCGATCCTGCGGATGCCGATGATGACGACCACCTCCACGCCAGGGTTCAGCGTCGGCAACGCCGTCGATTGGGACCTCGCCGCCACCGTCGGCGGCAAACTGGCCCGCCAGGAGCCGAAGACCACCGATTACACCCGCAGGCAGGCGATCGACCAGCTCGCCGAATCGGCGCGGGCGTCCGAGGTGCCGGTCCGGGAGGTGACCGGGCTGATCGAGGGCGGTGAGATTCCCGAGGCCCGAATCGTCAACCGCCCAGACTGGATCCGGGCGGCCGCGCAGTCGATGCGGGCGATGACCGGCGGCGGCGACGCCGCACGGGGCAAGGTGCCGGTGGTCGCGGGCCGGGTCGCCGGGCTGCAGACCGGGGCGGTGCTGGCGTTCGTGTCGTCCGGGATCCTCGGCCAGTACGACCCGTTCTCCGCCGGCGGCGGCGAGCTGTTGCTGGTGTACCCGAACGTGATCGCCGTCGAGCGCCAACTCCGGGTGGTGCCCAAGGACTTCCGGATGTGGGTGTGCCTGCACGAGGTCACCCACCGGGTGCAGTTCCGGGCCAATCCCTGGCTGGCAGAACACATGTCGAGCGCACTGGCGGTGCTGACCGAGGATGCCGGGGACGACCTGCCGAAGATGGTGGGCCGGCTTGCCGACTATGTGCGCGACCGCCAGGTGGTGGTGAAAAACGGTGAACCCGAGATGGGTTCGACGGGCGTGCTCGGTCTGCTGCGCGCGGTGCAGTCCGAACCGCAGCGTGCCGCACTCGACCGGCTGCTGGTG carries:
- a CDS encoding 2-oxo-4-hydroxy-4-carboxy-5-ureidoimidazoline decarboxylase, whose translation is MLLHQGIGLEAFNALPTRRAVHAVFECCYSVPLAADLCRARPFASHEDLFRCADELLFGLSEESIDSILQAYPDVGRRPGSEKSQAEQCAIADKRPEIMAELASASKDYLDRFGFGFVMYINGYCADDVLATMRDRMHNEFETERKVVRNELARINRTRLERMLGPEGGYDNW
- a CDS encoding inorganic diphosphatase, which gives rise to MQFDVLIEIQKGSRNKYEVDHESGKVKLDRYLFTSFGYPTDYGYIEDTLGEDGDPLDALVLLPEPVFPGCIVEARPVGMFRMEDEKGGDDKVLCVLADPRWDHIQDIGDVNQFELDAIKHFFVHYKDLEPGKFVKAADWVGREDAEAEINRSIERFKAEGH
- the dacB gene encoding D-alanyl-D-alanine carboxypeptidase/D-alanyl-D-alanine endopeptidase; this translates as MRPTRWRRSTYVAVGAAVLLLVVLVVAAAALVANRQSGEQIAIPALPAPATADPGVVPVSDSADMPTRTGLADALRAVAADPNLGTFTGRITDALTGEQLWAQGADVPMQPASTNKVLTAAAALLTLDRDARLTTRVVSTSPGVVVLVGGGDQTLSAARRGEQTWYRDAARISDLADQVRRSGVDVKSVQVDVSAYSGPTMAPGWDPLDIDGGDIAPMEAVMLDAGRTQPVSVESRRSRTPALDAGRALAVALRVDPDKVTVLPPGRATVTGTEIASVQSAPLMERLRQMMHSSDNVMAESIGREVAEALGRPRSFAGAADAVLQSLRDAGIDTTGARLFDNSGLSVDDRITAETLDEIVQAAAGEGTPKLRPLVDLLAIAGGSGTMSNRYHDTEPGKAALGYLRAKTGSLTGTNTLAGIVTDRSGRVLTFALMSNNAGPTGRTSLDAFAATLRSCGCR
- a CDS encoding zinc-dependent metalloprotease, which translates into the protein MTTTSTPGFSVGNAVDWDLAATVGGKLARQEPKTTDYTRRQAIDQLAESARASEVPVREVTGLIEGGEIPEARIVNRPDWIRAAAQSMRAMTGGGDAARGKVPVVAGRVAGLQTGAVLAFVSSGILGQYDPFSAGGGELLLVYPNVIAVERQLRVVPKDFRMWVCLHEVTHRVQFRANPWLAEHMSSALAVLTEDAGDDLPKMVGRLADYVRDRQVVVKNGEPEMGSTGVLGLLRAVQSEPQRAALDRLLVLGTLLEGHAEHVMDAVGPAVVPSVATIRNRFDQRRQRKQPPLQRLLRALLGVDAKMSQYTKGKAFVDEVVGKVGMERFNTIWTDATTLPQPREIDEPQQWIDRVL